A genomic region of Torulaspora delbrueckii CBS 1146 chromosome 7, complete genome contains the following coding sequences:
- the TDEL0G03070 gene encoding uncharacterized protein (similar to Saccharomyces cerevisiae YMR147W; ancestral locus Anc_2.377), whose protein sequence is MAAVVNLRPRFRERHNSRVWHTFHRSNGKSAGGSGTLAALPDPGLEPIKEAPSDSPLHHFTPETAPESVPEEPIVLESAPVAAIEYEPGRKWGYKILYVLDALDKLQSKMFEYIWVSILYVNILFPRLTTRYVQLRS, encoded by the coding sequence ATGGCAGCGGTGGTCAATTTGAGACCTCGTTTTAGGGAGAGACATAACAGCAGGGTGTGGCACACGTTTCATCGATCGAATGGCAAGAGCGCCGGTGGTAGTGGAACATTGGCCGCACTCCCCGATCCTGGGTTGGAGCCGATTAAAGAGGCCCCAAGTGACTCACCTTTGCATCATTTTACGCCAGAGACCGCGCCAGAGAGCGTGCCAGAAGAACCTATTGTACTGGAATCGGCTCCCGTAGCTGCAATTGAGTACGAACCAGGTCGGAAATGGGGTTACAAAATACTCTATGTGTTGGATGCACTTGATAAATTACAATCCAAGATGTTTGAGTACATTTGGGTCTCGATCCTTTACGTCAACATATTATT
- the TDEL0G03080 gene encoding uncharacterized protein (similar to Saccharomyces cerevisiae YPL034W; ancestral locus Anc_2.378), translating into MTTKSKVSTRLLEWENSCKHPVLNLTPDRVATLCSRNSATGLSRLLSKLFLTPSKPTITTKNLQTYHNGGFWVPTGELPAIEHAIHRHLWQRYGQGLIYCHGCDPSGKKRHREWFRVPVCDLPWLLTTLDRFCQGLIR; encoded by the coding sequence ATGACGACAAAGAGCAAGGTCTCAACGCGGCTACTAGAATGGGAAAATTCATGCAAGCACCCAGTGTTGAACCTAACCCCAGACCGAGTCGCTACACTGTGCTCCAGAAACTCAGCCACGGGACTCTCACGATTACTCTCCAAACTATTCCTCACGCCATCGAAACCCACAATAACGACTAAAAACTTACAAACGTACCACAACGGTGGATTCTGGGTGCCGACGGGGGAATTGCCAGCAATTGAGCATGCAATCCACCGTCACCTGTGGCAACGCTACGGTCAAGGCCTAATTTACTGTCACGGATGCGACCCATCAGGGAAGAAAAGACACCGGGAATGGTTCAGAGTACCGGTATGCGACCTACCTTGGCTCCTAACAACCTTGGACAGATTCTGTCAAGGCCTAATTCGCTAG
- the TDEL0G03090 gene encoding carboxymethylenebutenolidase (similar to Saccharomyces cerevisiae YDL086W; ancestral locus Anc_2.379) has protein sequence MLITETYHDVETSNGTTLRIYVFTPKLSGYPNAKFPGVIVYSEIYQVTGPVRRFAQRIASEGYVVVAPAIYHDFMGPEPLNYDTEGTDKGNEYKIKKTLESYDEDNRLCCDLLHTLPHFDNTKIGATGMCLGGHLAFRALLDKRVSCATCFFPTDIHSRTLGLNTNDDTLERVSHEASRDQELVLIFGTLDTHVPNAGRDLIRCTLREQCVQTTFLELNAAQHAFIRDESSKGRYDAAITQSCLGFMFEQFNRKLKTNLGDFVNDNENVEHVC, from the coding sequence ATGTTGATTACAGAGACCTACCACGACGTTGAGACCTCTAACGGTACCACACTTAGAATTTACGTGTTTACGCCTAAGTTGTCTGGATATCCCAATGCCAAATTCCCTGGTGTGATTGTTTACAGTGAAATCTACCAAGTTACGGGACCCGTGCGTAGGTTCGCACAGAGAATTGCCTCTGAGGGTTACGTTGTTGTGGCCCCAGCTATCTACCATGACTTTATGGGGCCCGAACCTTTGAATTACGATACAGAGGGTACCGATAAGGGGAATGAGTACAAGATTAAGAAGACTCTGGAGTcatatgatgaagataacAGATTATGCTGTGATTTACTACACACACTCCCACATTTTGACAATACCAAAATTGGCGCAACTGGTATGTGCCTTGGAGGCCATTTAGCCTTTAGAGCTTTGCTTGACAAGCGGGTCTCCTGTGCTACGTGTTTCTTCCCAACTGACATCCATTCCAGGACCTTGGGTTTGAACACAAACGATGATACGTTAGAACGGGTATCTCACGAGGCTTCcagagatcaagaacttgttCTGATCTTTGGCACTCTAGACACACATGTGCCTAATGCTGGCAGAGACTTGATCCGTTGTACTTTACGTGAGCAATGCGTTCAAACTACGTTCCTTGAGCTCAATGCAGCTCAGCATGCCTTTATCCGTGACGAATCCAGCAAGGGTCGTTACGATGCTGCCATTACGCAAAGTTGTCTTGGATTCATGTTTGAACAGTTCAATAGAAAGTTGAAGACTAATTTAGGCGACTTTGTTAACGACAACGAAAATGTCGAACATGTATGTTAG
- the TIF34 gene encoding translation initiation factor eIF3 subunit i (similar to Saccharomyces cerevisiae TIF34 (YMR146C); ancestral locus Anc_2.380) produces MRPIMLVGHERPLTQVKYNKQGDLVFTCSKDNVASVWYSINGERLGTLEGHTGSIWSIDVDQYTQCCVTGSADYSIKLWTVCDGQTVHTWKSPVPVKRVEFSPCGNYILAVLDDVMKYIGSINIYQVKRDPETGAVIECIDEPVHCIETHEGLAAATVAGWSTEGSYILAGHKDGQVSKYNTKNYEFEGSIPLHTSNVSDVQFSPDRTYFITSSRDSNAFIVDVDTLRVLKQYEADCPLNSACLTPLKEFVILGGGQAARDVTTTSAREGKFEARFYHKIFMEEIGRVKGHFGPLNYVAVSPQGTSYTSGSEDGFVRIHHFEKSYFDFKYEVEKAAEAKEHMQVAA; encoded by the coding sequence ATGAGACCTATTATGCTGGTTGGACATGAACGTCCACTTACACAGGTCAAATACAATAAGCAGGGCGACCTGGTGTTTACCTGCTCCAAGGATAACGTGGCGAGCGTGTGGTATTCGATCAACGGTGAAAGATTAGGAACTTTAGAAGGTCATACCGGTAGTATTTGGTCCATTGATGTTGATCAGTATACTCAGTGCTGTGTTACAGGCAGTGCTGATTACAGTATCAAATTGTGGACCGTATGCGATGGTCAAACCGTTCACACATGGAAGTCACCAGTGCCCGTTAAACGTGTAGAGTTCTCACCATGTGGTAACTATATCCTAGCTGTCCTGGATGATGTTATGAAATACATTGGGTCCATAAACATTTACCAAGTGAAGAGAGACCCAGAGACTGGCGCAGTCATTGAATGTATTGACGAGCCAGTTCACTGCATCGAAACTCACGAAGGTCTTGCAGCAGCTACTGTCGCTGGTTGGTCAACCGAAGGCTCCTACATTCTAGCGGGTCACAAAGATGGTCAAGTGAGCAAATACAACACCAAGAACTATGAATTCGAAGGGTCCATCCCACTACACACCTCTAACGTCAGTGATGTGCAATTCTCACCCGATCGCACATATTTCATCACCTCTTCAAGAGACTCCAACGCCTTCATCGTCGATGTCGATACACTACGTGTTCTAAAGCAATACGAAGCAGATTGCCCCTTAAACAGCGCATGTCTAACCCCCTTGAAGGAGTTTGTCATACTGGGAGGTGGTCAAGCAGCAAGAGATGTCACTACCACTAGTGCCCGCGAGGGTAAATTCGAAGCCCGTTTCTACCACAAGATCTTCATGGAAGAAATCGGGCGTGTCAAGGGTCATTTCGGTCCACTAAACTACGTCGCAGTGAGTCCACAAGGGACTTCCTACACTTCCGGTTCAGAAGATGGTTTTGTCAGAATCCATCATTTCGAAAAATCCTACTTTGACTTCAAATACGAAGTCGAAAAGGCCGCAGAGGCCAAGGAACACATGCAAGTCGCTGCCTAG
- the TDEL0G03110 gene encoding uncharacterized protein (similar to Saccharomyces cerevisiae YDL085C-A; ancestral locus Anc_2.381): MARGNQRELARQKNLKKQQENSKNGKKAGDPKKRMESDAEILRKKQQAADERKALEQQKVDKK; encoded by the coding sequence ATGGCTCGAGGCAATCAGAGGGAACTTGCAAGGcagaagaacttgaagaagcaacaGGAGAATAGTAAGAATGGTAAGAAGGCCGGAGACCCGAAAAAACGGATGGAATCGGACGCTGAGatcttgagaaagaagcaaCAGGCAGCAGATGAGCGTAAGGCACTCGAACAACAGAAAGTAGACAAGAAATAG
- the TDEL0G03120 gene encoding uncharacterized protein (similar to Saccharomyces cerevisiae NDE2 (YDL085W) and NDE1 (YMR145C); ancestral locus Anc_2.382): MLAQTARLLGQGTRANSARLFTQSTRVLQQQQPAAAASVSRSSLFKRAGKAFLKLTLFTGLAGTAYVSYQLYREKNPAPQQPQAATFPNGSPRKTLVILGSGWGAVSLLKNLDTTLYNVVVVSPRNYFLFTPLLPSTPVGTIELKSIVEPVRSIARRAPGEVHYYEAEALDVDPVNKTVKIKSVNTEHEYQLDMKYDYLVNGVGAQPTTFGIPGVVENSSFLKEISDAQEIRMKIMTSIEKAASLAPTDPERSRLLSFVVVGGGPTGVEFAAELRDYVDQDLAKWMPELSKEINVTLVEALPNILNMFDKSLVDYAQDLFKQDRIDLKLKTMVKNVDKTHITAKCGDDLTKVPYGVLVWATGNAPREVSKNLMEKLEEQNSRRGLLIDEKLQLIGAQGSIFALGDCTFYPGLFPTAQVAHQEGEYLAKVFKKLHKIDQTKWELAQDNTNDPKAQSKLNRLESQIQPFHYEHMGALAYIGSEKAIADLAVGESKYRSAGSFTFLFWKSAYLAMCMSFRNRILIAMDWTKVYFLGRDSSV, encoded by the coding sequence ATGTTGGCTCAAACTGCTAGACTGTTGGGCCAAGGAACGCGCGCCAACAGTGCCAGATTATTTACCCAAAGTACGAGGGTGttgcaacagcagcagccaGCAGCTGCAGCTTCTGTTTCCAGAAGTTCCCTGTTCAAGCGTGCTGGTAAGgctttcttgaaacttACATTGTTTACTGGGTTGGCTGGAACTGCTTATGTTTCATACCAGCTTTATAGGGAGAAAAACCCTGCTCCTCAGCAGCCTCAGGCTGCTACTTTCCCAAACGGTTCTCCACGTAAGACTTTAGTGATTTTAGGTTCTGGTTGGGGTgctgtttctttgttgaagaatttggatACTACTCTTTACAATGTCGTTGTTGTTTCCCCAAGAAACTACTTCTTGTTTACCCCTTTGTTGCCATCTACGCCTGTCGGTACTATTGAGTTGAAATCTATTGTTGAGCCTGTGAGATCTATCGCTAGAAGAGCTCCAGGTGAAGTTCACTACTACGAAGCTGAAGCTCTGGATGTTGACCCAGTGAACAAGACCGTTAAGATCAAATCTGTGAACACTGAACATGAATACCAATTGGATATGAAATATGACTATTTGGTTAACGGTGTTGGTGCTCAACCTACCACGTTCGGAATCCCAGGTGTTGTTGaaaactcttctttcttgaaagaaatttctGACGCCCAAGAGATTAGAATGAAGATCATGACTAGTATTGAAAAAGCTGCTTCTTTGGCTCCAACTGATCCAGAGAGAAGCAGATTGTTAAGCTTCGTCGTTGTTGGTGGTGGCCCAACCGGTGTTGAATTTGCTGCTGAATTGAGAGACTATGTTGACCAAGACTTGGCTAAATGGATGCCTGAATTGAGTAAAGAGATTAACGTCACTTTGGTCGAAGCTTTGCCCAACATTTTGAACATGTTTGACAAATCTTTAGTTGATTACGCCCAAGACTTGTTCAAACAGGATAGAATCGATTTGAAATTAAAGACTATGGTCAAGAACGTCGACAAGACTCATATCACTGCCAAGTGTGGTGACGACCTAACTAAGGTTCCTTACGGTGTCCTTGTTTGGGCCACTGGTAACGCACCAAGAGAAGtctccaagaacttgatggaaaaattggagGAACAAAACTCTAGACGTGGTCTattgatcgatgaaaaaCTACAATTGATAGGTGCCCAGGGTTCCATCTTCGCCTTAGGTGACTGTACTTTCTACCCAGGTTTATTCCCAACTGCTCAAGTCGCTCATCAAGAAGGTGAATACCTTGCCAAggttttcaagaaattgcacAAGATTGATCAAACCAAATGGGAACTTGCTCAAGACAACACCAACGATCCAAAGGCCCAAAGCAAGCTCAACAGATTGGAATCCCAAATCCAGCCTTTCCACTATGAACATATGGGTGCCCTCGCATACATTGGTTCCGAAAAAGCCATTGCTGACTTAGCTGTTGGTGAATCCAAATACAGATCCGCCGGCTCCTTCACCTTCTTGTTCTGGAAATCCGCCTACTTGGCCATGTGCATGTCCTTCAGAAACAGAATCCTTATTGCCATGGACTGGACCAAGGTCTACTTCCTAGGAAGAGACTCCTCTGTTTAA
- the TDEL0G03130 gene encoding uncharacterized protein (ancestral locus Anc_2.383), translating into MGPSFISTNEGSPDTYNDERSTTPGGKKRSSNSTTDPSLTAAAAAAVASIQDVWSENFSEPLPTNKEERIQQALEFMRNEKHAHAADKNIKKHSLRQIALFFQVPKSTLYDRLKNKVTLTIDEKISVNGGPALANSYSVSSRAHSQQMKISLEKEELLLIQTHNLCHAQGNTLNLTHIRDFITSLVDGVSLGKKWVHNFTRRHDNSLIYGTLSSRFNVRMVNSKNCRCNFEYLWRCFVPLLQENIKSLPQDEPFYYITKTCVHQPSMSSIFTCFQISPANLSIKVYGKPHLVIFPDYFGKSCLQRDTPMGNGPENEAIDHEGLRDEESALDLKVNKQEKLQKQHKIDKLNEAFTKLYANVCIKNQTDSSLPPLVIFEGFNERYNWDPLICKDIVHLGRFLAVPWKQQIFQQSIAKQLINLVDNVARGSSILGVQLSEMDLALDHVELDLTDFSAELNQLLQMPTEATPPSEETQEPPQDSDLNVFTSSLRSPPPQDHDVENNFLSKATQEHHQEKEQRQQPIETAASANIFENSTLSQLQDVIHLIDTNESELYNELAEPSSKATLMDIFTKIKGILPQ; encoded by the coding sequence ATGGGACCTTCTTTTATTTCTACTAATGAAGGTAGCCCTGATACTTACAACGATGAGAGATCAACTACACCCGGTGGTAAGAAGAGAAGTAGTAACTCTACTACCGATCCGTCATTGACTgcagctgctgctgctgcagTGGCCTCTATACAGGACGTTTGGTCTGAAAACTTCAGCGAACCATTACCCACTAATAAGGAGGAACGTATACAACAGGCGCTAGAGTTTATGCGTAATGAGAAACATGCACACGCGGCTGATaaaaatatcaagaaacacTCTTTGAGACAAATTGCATTGTTCTTTCAAGTACCCAAATCGACGTTATACGATCGGCTGAAGAATAAGGTTACTTTGACCATCGATGAGAAGATTTCCGTTAATGGCGGACCTGCATTGGCTAATTCTTATTCTGTATCTTCAAGGGCGCATAGTCAACAGATGAAAATTTCGCTAGAGAAAGAGGAATTGTTGCTGATACAGACGCATAACCTCTGTCACGCCCAGGGGAATACCTTGAATTTGACTCATATAAGAGACTTTATCACGTCATTGGTGGACGGAGTATCACTGGGGAAGAAATGGGTTCACAATTTCACTAGACGTCATGATAATTCACTGATATATGGGACTTTGTCTAGTCGATTCAACGTGCGAATGGTgaattccaaaaattgcaGGTGTAATTTTGAGTATCTTTGGAGATGCTTCGTTCCATTATTGCAGGAGAACATTAAGAGCTTGCCCCAAGATGAACCCTTCTATTACATAACCAAGACATGCGTTCACCAGCCTAGCATGTCGAGCATATTCACCTGCTTTCAAATATCGCCTGCAAATTTGTCGATAAAGGTATACGGCAAACCACATTTGGTCATATTCCCAGATTATTTTGGGAAATCATGTTTACAACGAGATACGCCAATGGGAAATGGACCTGAGAACGAGGCTATTGATCATGAAGGTTTAAGGGATGAGGAATCGGCATTGGACTTAAAGGTAAACAAGCAGGAAAAGTTACAAAAGCAACACAAGATAGACAAACTTAATGAAGCCTTCACGAAGCTGTATGCTAACGTCTGCATAAAAAATCAAACGGATTCCAGCTTACCTCCACTGGTAATATTCGAGGGCTTCAACGAGCGGTATAATTGGGATCCACTAATTTGTAAAGATATCGTTCATTTGGGGAGATTCTTGGCCGTACCCTGGAAAcaacaaatctttcaacagagtATCGCAAAACAACTGATAAATCTCGTCGACAATGTCGCCAGAGGCTCATCAATACTCGGAGTCCAGTTATCAGAAATGGATTTAGCACTGGATCATGTAGAACTCGACTTAACTGATTTCTCGGCAGAATTGAACCAACTTCTCCAAATGCCAACAGAAGCTACTCCCCCATCAGAAGAGACTCAGGAACCCCCACAGGATAGCGACCTCAACGTGTTCACATCGTCACTTCGATCACCGCCCCCTCAGGACCACGACGTCGAGAACAATTTCCTAAGCAAGGCCACACAGGAGCATCACCAAGAAAAGGAGCAGCGGCAACAACCGATCGAAACAGCTGCCTCTGCAAAtatatttgaaaattcTACATTATCACAATTGCAAGATGTCATTCATTTAATAGACACGAATGAATCGGAGCTATACAACGAGCTCGCGGAGCCGTCATCCAAGGCAACACTAATGGATATATTCACCAAGATTAAAGGAATACTGCCGCAATGA
- the SUB2 gene encoding ATP-dependent RNA helicase SUB2 (similar to Saccharomyces cerevisiae SUB2 (YDL084W); ancestral locus Anc_2.384), whose translation MSHEGEEDLLEYSDNEQEIQVDSKEAASAEVAKETDAEATGEANNADNDKKGSYVGIHSTGFKDFLLEPELSRAIIDCGFEHPSEVQQHTIPQSIHGTDVLCQAKSGLGKTAVFVLSTLQQLDPVPGEVSVVVICNARELAYQIRNEYLRFSKYMPDVKTAVFYGGTPIAKDAELLKNKETAPHIVVATPGRLKALVRDKLIDLSHVKNFVIDECDKVLEELDMRRDVQEIFRATPRDKQVMMFSATLSQEIRPICRRFLQNPLEIFVDDEAKLTLHGLQQYYIKLEEREKNRKLAKLLDDLEFNQVIIFVRSTSRANELTKLLNASNFPALTVHGHMKQEERIARYKAFKDFEKRICVSTDVFGRGIDIERINLAINYDLTTEADQYLHRVGRAGRFGTKGLAISFVSTKEDEEVLTKIQERFDVKIAEFPEEGIDPSTYLNN comes from the coding sequence ATGTCGCAcgaaggagaagaagatctacTGGAGTACTCCGACAATGAACAAGAGATTCAGGTAGACTCTAAGGAAGCTGCCAGTGCCGAAGTGGCCAAGGAGACTGACGCTGAGGCTACTGGTGAAGCCAACAATGCGGATAATGATAAGAAGGGCTCTTACGTGGGTATTCACTCGACTGGTTTCAAGGATTTCTTGTTGGAACCTGAATTGTCCAGAGCTATCATTGATTGTGGTTTCGAGCATCCTTCTGAAGTTCAACAGCACACCATTCCTCAGTCCATTCATGGTACCGATGTTCTATGTCAAGCTAAGTCTGGTTTGGGTAAGACTGCTGTCTTTGTGCTGTCCACTTTACAACAATTGGACCCTGTCCCAGGAGAAGTTTCTGTTGTGGTCATCTGTAACGCAAGAGAGTTGGCTTATCAAATCCGTAATGAGTATTTGAGATTTTCCAAGTATATGCCTGATGTTAAGACTGCGGTTTTTTACGGTGGTACTCCAATCGCTAAGGATGCTGAGCTTCTAAAAAACAAGGAAACCGCTCCTCATATCGTGGTTGCTACTCCAGGTCGTTTGAAGGCTTTGGTTAGAGATAAGTTGATCGATCTTTCCCACGTTAAGAACTTTGTCATTGATGAGTGTGACAAggttttggaagaattggatatGAGAAGAgatgttcaagaaattttcaGAGCCACTCCAAGAGATAAGCAAGTTATGATGTTCTCTGCTACTCTATCGCAGGAAATCAGACCAATTTGTAGACGTTTTTTGCAAAACCCATTGGAAATCTTTGTCGACGATGAGGCTAAGTTGACTCTACATGGTTTGCAACAGTACTACATCAAGTTGGAAGAACGTGAGAAAAACCGTAAGTTGGCTAAACTATTGGACGACCTAGAGTTTAATCAAGTTATCATCTTTGTGAGATCTACTTCAAGAGCTAACGAATTGACCAAACTATTGAACGCTTCTAACTTCCCAGCTTTGACTGTCCACGGTCACAtgaaacaagaagaacgtATCGCTCGTTACAAAGCttttaaagattttgaaaaacGTATCTGTGTGTCCACCGATGTCTTTGGTAGAGGTATCGATATTGAGCGTATTAACCTTGCTATCAATTACGATCTAACCACTGAAGCTGACCAATACCTGCACCGTGTCGGTAGAGCTGGTAGATTCGGTACCAAGGGTTTGGCCATTTCTTTTGTCTCTACAAAGGAGGACGAAGAAGTTTTGaccaagattcaagaaCGTTTTGATGTCAAAATTGCCGAATTCCCAGAGGAAGGTATTGACCCATCAACTTACTTGAACAATTAG
- the FDO1 gene encoding Fdo1p (similar to Saccharomyces cerevisiae YMR144W; ancestral locus Anc_2.385), whose translation MVGEDTVRDTTISAQSSMRYDDSELRSDEMRSDELNKAISSAKSLIRQLNSRLVKSPIDERTVDNLEDSGLSFNKSSLETPSRDLDDHEYDEKQVVTEEKIIDTISSLVKVLDDSTRQIQQLKLKNMLLRSNSNDIQSTYEVEENLKKQQYERMKCQFLAENQQLVENLRIKEGKVAKYKSRIVEKNRQINKLTRILNEGSGTESSSSQTPGSTSKEPARNVPSNNYKEKASDMLKTLGILASQVLNEEVDDDSGNQTIPQAADNTTDPEIVHAPILGGQLSRAPLGGRKGSDTPKDAPIELPEMRSFRTLNGVIRNSG comes from the coding sequence ATGGTTGGTGAGGATACTGTAAGGGATACCACGATAAGTGCTCAATCGTCAATGAGGTATGATGATAGTGAACTGAGGTCAGATGAAATGAGGTCAGATGAACTGAATAAAGCAATCAGCAGTGCTAAATCACTTATTCGACAATTGAACTCACGATTGGTAAAGAGTCCCATAGATGAGCGAACAGTTGATAATTTGGAAGATTCAGGACTCTCGTTCAATAAATCTAGTCTCGAAACGCCATCTCGAGATTTAGATGACCATGAGTACGATGAGAAGCAGGTGGTGACCGAGGAAAAAATTATAGACACAATAAGTTCTTTGGTGAAAGTCCTAGATGACTCCACGAGGCAGATAcaacaattgaaattgaaaaatatgctCTTAAGATCCAATAGTAATGATATTCAATCGACCTATGAAGTAGAGGAGAATTTAAAGAAACAGCAATATGAAAGAATGAAATGTCAATTTTTAGCAGAGAATCAACAGCTAGTCGAGAATTTACGAATTAAAGAAGGTAAAGTCGCCAAGTATAAGAGCCGAATTGTGGAGAAAAATAGGCAAATCAATAAATTGACTAGAATTCTCAATGAAGGTTCAGGTACAGAAAGCTCTTCAAGTCAAACACCAGGTTCTACTTCCAAGGAACCTGCGCGAAACGTACCGTCGAacaattacaaagaaaaggCATCTGATATGTTGAAGACTCTTGGAATTCTCGCGTCACAAGTATTaaatgaagaagtggatGATGATTCAGGAAATCAAACGATACCACAGGCGGCAGATAATACAACAGATCCAGAGATAGTTCATGCACCCATTCTTGGTGGTCAATTATCTCGAGCTCCGCTCGGAGGGCGCAAAGGTTCGGACACACCCAAGGATGCGCCAATTGAACTACCAGAAATGAGAAGTTTCAGAACGCTCAATGGAGTCATAAGAAATTCTGGATAA
- the RPS16B gene encoding 40S ribosomal protein uS9 (similar to Saccharomyces cerevisiae RPS16B (YDL083C) and RPS16A (YMR143W); ancestral locus Anc_2.386): MSAVPSVQTFGKKKTATAVAHVKAGKGLIKVNGSPITLVEPEILRFKVYEPLVLVGLDKFANIDIRVRVTGGGHVSQVYAIRQAIAKGLVAYHQKYVDEQSKNELKKAFTSYDRTLLIADSRRSEPKKFGGKGARSRFQKSYR, encoded by the exons ATGTCTGCTGTCCCAAGTGTCCAA ACttttggtaagaagaagactgcTACTGCAGTTGCCCACGTCAAGGCCGGTAAGGGTTTGATCAAGGTCAACGGTTCTCCAATCACTTTGGTTGAACCAGAAATTTTGAGATTCAAAGTTTACGAACCATTAGTATTGGTTGGTTTGGACAAATTCGCCAACATCGACATCAGAGTTAGAGTCACCGGTGGTGGTCACGTTTCTCAAGTTTACGCCATCAGACAAGCCATTGCTAAGGGTTTGGTCGCTTACCACCAAAAATACGTTGATGAACAATCCAAGAAcgaattgaagaaggctTTCACCTCTTACGACAGAACTTTGTTGATTGCTGATTCTAGAAGATCCGAACCAAAGAAATTCGGTGGTAAGGGTGCTCGTTCTAGATTCCAAAAGTCTTACCGTTAA
- the TDEL0G03170 gene encoding 60S ribosomal protein eL13 (similar to Saccharomyces cerevisiae RPL13A (YDL082W) and RPL13B (YMR142C); ancestral locus Anc_2.387) → MAISKNLPILKNHFRKNWQERVRVHFDQAGKKVSRRNARASKAAKIAPRPLDLLRPVVRAPTVKYNRKVRAGRGFTLAEVKAAGLTAAYARTIGIAVDHRRQNRNQEIFDTNVQRLKEFQSKIIVFPRNGKAEAEQVISTAASFPIEQPVVDVETRAVEDQGESAFRTLRLARSDKKYKGIREKRAREKAEAEAEKKK, encoded by the exons ATGG CTATCTCCAAGAACTtaccaattttgaagaaccacTTCAGAAAGAACTGGCAAGAACGTGTCAGAGTTCACTTCGACCAAGCTGGTAAGAAGGTCTCTAGACGTAACGCCAGAGCTTCCAAGGCAGCCAAGATTGCTCCAAGACCATTGGATCTATTGAGACCTGTCGTTAGAGCTCCAACTGTCAAGTACAACAGAAAAGTCAGAGCTGGTAGAGGTTTCACTTTGGCTGAAGTCAAGGCTGCTGGTCTAACTGCTGCTTACGCTAGAACTATTGGTATCGCTGTTGACCACAGACGTCAAAACAGAAACCAAGAGATCTTCGACACCAACGTCCAAAGATTGAAGGAATTCCAATCTAAGATCATTGTCTTCCCAAGAAACGGTAAGGCTGAAGCTGAACAAGTCATTTCTACCGCTGCTTCTTTCCCTATTGAGCAACcagttgttgatgttgaaacTAGAGCCGTCGAAGACCAAGGTGAATCTGCTTTCAGAACTTTGAGATTGGCTAGATCCGACAAGAAATACAAGGGTATCAGAGAGAAGAGAGCTAGAGAGAAGgctgaagctgaagctgagaagaagaaataa